In Acomys russatus chromosome 26, mAcoRus1.1, whole genome shotgun sequence, a genomic segment contains:
- the Edc4 gene encoding enhancer of mRNA-decapping protein 4 isoform X1, with the protein MASCASIDIEDATQHLRDILKLDRPAGGSNSESQRPPSAYNGDLNGLLVPDPLSSGDGNSTNKPGIRTMPPINLQEKQVICLSGDDSSTCIGILAKEVEIVASSDSSISSKARGSNKVKIQPVAKYDWEQKYYYGNLIAVSNSFLAYAIRAANNGSAMVRVISVSTSERTLLKGFTGSVADLAFAHLNSPQLACLDEAGNLFVWRLALVKGKIQEEILVHIRQPEGTALNHFRRIIWCPFIPEESEDCCEESSPTVALLHEDRAEVWDLDMLRSSHSTWPVDVSQIKQGFIVVKGHSTCLSEGALSPDGTVLATASHDGFVKFWQIYIEGQDEPRCLHEWKPHEGRPLSCLLFCDNHKKQDPEVPFWRFLITGADQNRELKMWCTVSWTCLQTIRFSPDIFSSVSVPPSLKVCLDLSAEYLILSDVQRKVLYVMELLQNQDEGRACFSSISEFLLTHPVLSFGIQVVSRCRLRHTEVLPAEEENDSLGAESSHGAGALESAAGVLIKLFCVHTKALQDVQIRFQPQLNPDVVAPLPTHTAHEDFTFGESRPELGSEGLASAAHGSQSDLRRIVELTAPADFLSLSNETKPKLMTPDAFMTPTASLQQISASPSSSSSSSSSSSSSSSSSSSSSLTAVSAVSSSSAMDPSLPRPPEELTLSPKLQLDGSLTMNSSSSLQASPRSLLPGLLPGPTDKLTPKGPGQVSTAASALSLDLQEVEPLGLPQASPSRTRSPDVISSASTALSQDIPEIASEALSRGFGSSVPEGLIEPDSMASAASALHLLSPRPRQGPELGSQLGLDGGPGDGDRHSTPSLLEAALTQEVATPDSQVWPTAPDITRETCSTLTESPRNGLQEKHKSLAFHRPPYHLLQQHDSQDTSAEQSDHDDEVASLASASGGFGSKIPTSRLPAKDWKTKGSPRTSPKLKRKSKKDDGDSAVGSRLTEHQCFWQVTSPPEDWPALIWQQQIELAELWHNQEELLQRLCAQLEGLQSTVTDHVERALETRHEQEQRRLERALAEGQQRGGQLQEQLTQQLSQALSSAVAGRLERSIRDEIKKTVPPCVSRSLEPVAGQLSNSVATKLTAVEGNMKENISKLLKSKNLTDAIARAAADTLQGPMQAAYREAFQSVVLPAFEKSCQAMFQQINDSFRLGTQEYLQQLESHMKSRKAREQEAREPVLAQLRGLVSTLQSATEQMAATVSSSVRAEVQHQLHVAVGSLQESILAQVQRIVKGEVSVALKEQQATVTSSIMQAMRSAAGTPVPSAHLDCQAQQAHILQLLQQGHLNQAFQQALTAADLNLVLYVCETVDPAQVFGQPPCPLSQPVLLSLIQQLASDLGTRSDLKLSYLEEAVMHLDHSDPITRDHMGSVMAQVRQKLFQFLQADPHNSLGKAARRLSLMLHGLVTPSLP; encoded by the exons ATGGCCTCCTGCGCGAGCATCGACATTGAGGACGCCACGCAGCATTTGCGGGACATCCTCAAGCTGGACCGGCCGGCCGGAG GCTCCAATTCGGAGAGCCAAAGGCCACCCAGTGCCTACAATGGAGACCTCAATGGGCTTCTTGTCCCGGACCCACTCAGTTCAGGTGATGGTAACTCAACAAACAAGCCTGGCATACGGACTATGCCACCCATTAACCTACAGGAAAAGCAGGTCAT CTGCCTCTCTGGAGATGACAGCTCTACTTGCATTGGGATTTTGGCCAAGGAGGTAGAAATTGTGGCCAGCAGTGACTCCAGCATTTCCAGCAAGGCACGGGGAAGCAACAAG GTGAAAATCCAGCCTGTCGCCAAGTATGACTGGGAGCAGAAATATTACTATGGCAATCTGATTGCAGTGTCTAACTCCTTCTTGGCGTATGCCATAAGGG CTGCCAACAATGGCTCAGCAATGGTTCGTGTGATCAGTGTGAGCACTTCAGAGCGGACCCTGCTCAAGGGTTTCACAGGCAGTGTAGCTGATCTAGCTTTCGCACACCTCAACTCTCCACAGCTTGCCTGCCTGGATGAGGCTGGCAATCTTTTTGTGTGGCGCTTGGCTCTAGTTAAGGGTAAAATTCA AGAAGAGATTTTAGTCCATATCCGGCAGCCAGAGGGCACGGCACTGAACCACTTCCGACGGATCATCTGGTGCCCCTTCATCCCTGAGGAAAGTGAGGACTGTTGTGAGGAAAGTAGCCCAACGGTGGCCCTGCTGCATGAAGACCGG GCTGAGGTATGGGACCTGGATATGCTTCGCTCCAGCCACAGCACCTGGCCTGTTGATGTCAGCCAAATCAAGCAGGGCTTCATTGTGGTAAAAGGCCATAGCACG TGCCTAAGCGAAGGAGCCCTCTCCCCTGATGGCACTGTCCTGGCTACTGCAAGCCATGATGGCTTTGTCAAGTTCTGGCAGATCTACATTGAAGGTCAGGATGAGCCAAG GTGTCTTCATGAATGGAAGCCTCATGAGGGGCGGCCCCTTTCTTGCCTCCTGTTCTGTGATAACCATAAGAAACAGGatcctga GGTCCCATTCTGGAGGTTCCTAATTACCGGCGCTGACCAGAATCGGGAGCTGAAAATGTGGTGCACAGTGTCCTGGACCTGTCTGCAAACCATTCG CTTCTCCCCAGATATCTTCAGCTCAGTGAGTGTACCTCCCAGCCTCAAAGTTTGCTTGGACCTCTCAGCAGAGTATCTGATTCTTAGTGACGTGCAACGAAAG GTCCTCTATGTGATGGAGCTGCTGCAGAACCAGGATGAGGGCCGTGCTTGCTTTAGCTCCATCTCTGAGTTCCTGCTCACCCACCCGGTGCTGAGCTTTGGCATCCAGGTTGTGAGTCGCTGCCGGCTGCGGCACACTGAGGTGCTGCCTGCTGAGGAGGAGAATGACAGTCTGGGGGCTG AGAGTTCCCACGGAGCTGGTGCCTTGGAATCTGCAGCTGGTGTGCTTATCAAGCTTTTTTGTGTGCATACTAA GGCACTGCAAGATGTACAGATTCGCTTCCAGCCACAGCTGAACCCTGATGTGGTGGCTCCACTCCCTACCCACACTGCTCACGAGGACTTCA CATTTGGAGAGTCTCGACCTGAACTAGGCTCTGAGGGGCTAGCTTCAGCTGCTCATGGGTCCCAGTCTGACCTCCGACGCATTGTGGAACTGACTGCACCTGCAGACTTCCTCAGTCTAAGCAATGAGACCAAGCCTAAGTTGATGACACCTGATGCTTTTATGACACCCACCGCTTCCCTGCAGCAG ATCTCTGCGtcccccagcagcagcagtagcagcagcagcagcagcagtagcagcagcagcagcagtagcagcagctcTCTAACAGCCGTGTCCGCTGTGAGCAGCTCCTCAGCTATGGACCCCTCCTTGCCCAG GCCACCTGAGGAGCTGACCTTGAGCCCCAAGCTGCAACTGGATGGCAGCCTGACaatgaacagcagcagcagcctgcaggCAAGCCCTCGAAGCCTCCTTCCTGGCCTGCTCCCAGGCCCAACTGACAAATTGACTCCTAAGGGAcctgggcag GTATCTACTGCTGCCTCTGCACTATCCTTGGATTTGCAGGAAGTAGAGCCACTGGGGCTACCCCAGGCCTCCCCGAGTCGCACCCGTTCCCCTGATGTGATCTCCTCAGCATCTACTGCCCTGTCCCAGGACATCCCTGAAATTGCCTCTGAGGCCCTGTCCCGTGGCTTTGGCTCCTCTGTTCCTGAGGGCCTCATCGAGCCAGACAGTATGGCCTCAGCTGCCTCAGCACTACACCTATTGTCTCCTCGGCCCAGGCAAGGCCCTGAACTTGGCTCTCAGCTTGGCCTGGATGGAGGCCCTGGGGATGGGGATCGGCACAGTACCCCCTCCCTACTGGAAGCAGCCTTGACCCAGGAGGTTGCAACCCCTGACAGTCAAGTCTGGCCTACAGCACCTGACATTACTCGTGAGACCTGTAGTACACTGACAGAAAG CCCCAGGAATGGCCTCCAGGAAAAGCACAAAAGTCTGGCCTTCCACCGGCCGCCTTACCACCTACTGCAACAACATGACAGTCAGGACACCAGTGCTGAGCAAAG TGACCATGATGATGAGGTTGccagccttgcctctgcctcaggaggtTTTGGCAGCAAAATTCCCACTTCACGGCTGCCTGCCAAGGATTGGAAGACTAAGGGATCCCCTCGGACTTCACCCAAGCTcaagaggaaaagcaagaagGATGATGG GGATTCAGCTGTGGGATCCCGGCTCACAGAGCACCAG TGCTTCTGGCAGGTGACATCACCCCCTGAGGACTGGCCAGCACTAATTTGGCAGCAGCAAATAGAGCTGGCAGAGCTATGGCACAACCAAGAGGAGCTGCTACAGCGTCTTTGTGCCCAACTTGAAGGTCTACAGAGCACTGTCACTGACCATGTAGAACGTGCCCTGGAGACACGGCATGAGCAAGAAC AACGGCGGCTTGAGCGGGCACTGGCTGAAGGGCAGCAGCGGGGTGGACAGCTACAGGAGCAGCTGACGCAGCAGCTGTCCCAGGCACTGTCTTCAGCTGTGGCTGGGCGACTAGAGCGCAGCATAAGGGATGAAATCAAGAAGACAGTCCCTCCAT GTGTCTCCAGAAGTCTGGAGCCTGTGGCAGGCCAACTAAGCAACTCAGTGGCTACCAAACTTACAGCTGTGGAAGGCAACATGAAAGAGAATATCTCCAAACTACTCAAGTCCAAG AACTTGACAGATGCCATTGCCCGAGCAGCTGCAGACACATTACAGGGACCAATGCAGGCTGCCTACCGGGAAGCCTTCCAGAGTGTAGTACTGCCAGCTTTTGAGAAGAGTTGCCAGGCTATGTTCCAGCAAATCAATGACAGCTTTAGACTGGGCACGCAGGAAT ATTTGCAGCAGCTAGAGAGTCACATGAAGAGCCGGAAGGCACGTGAACAGGAAGCTAGGGAACCTGTGCTGGCCCAGCTTCGAGGCCTGGTCAGCACCCTGCAGAGTGCCACTGAGCAGATGGCGGCCACTGTATCCAGCAGTGTTCGGGCTGAGGTGCAACACCAGCTGCATGTGGCTGTGGGCAG cttgcaggagtcaattTTAGCACAAGTGCAACGCATTGTTAAGGGTGAAGTAAGTGTGGCCCTTAAGGAGCAACAGGCTACCGTCACCTCCAGCATCATGCAGGCCATGCGATCAGCTGCCGGCACACCTGTCCCCTCTGCCCACCTCGACTGCCAGGCTCAGCAAGCCCACATCTTGCAGTTACTGCAGCAGGGCCACCTCAACCAGGCCTTCCAGCAG
- the Edc4 gene encoding enhancer of mRNA-decapping protein 4 isoform X2 has product MASCASIDIEDATQHLRDILKLDRPAGGSNSESQRPPSAYNGDLNGLLVPDPLSSGDGNSTNKPGIRTMPPINLQEKQVICLSGDDSSTCIGILAKEVEIVASSDSSISSKARGSNKVKIQPVAKYDWEQKYYYGNLIAVSNSFLAYAIRAANNGSAMVRVISVSTSERTLLKGFTGSVADLAFAHLNSPQLACLDEAGNLFVWRLALVKGKIQEEILVHIRQPEGTALNHFRRIIWCPFIPEESEDCCEESSPTVALLHEDRAEVWDLDMLRSSHSTWPVDVSQIKQGFIVVKGHSTCLSEGALSPDGTVLATASHDGFVKFWQIYIEGQDEPRCLHEWKPHEGRPLSCLLFCDNHKKQDPEVPFWRFLITGADQNRELKMWCTVSWTCLQTIRFSPDIFSSVSVPPSLKVCLDLSAEYLILSDVQRKVLYVMELLQNQDEGRACFSSISEFLLTHPVLSFGIQVVSRCRLRHTEVLPAEEENDSLGAESSHGAGALESAAGVLIKLFCVHTKALQDVQIRFQPQLNPDVVAPLPTHTAHEDFTFGESRPELGSEGLASAAHGSQSDLRRIVELTAPADFLSLSNETKPKLMTPDAFMTPTASLQQISASPSSSSSSSSSSSSSSSSSSSSSLTAVSAVSSSSAMDPSLPRPPEELTLSPKLQLDGSLTMNSSSSLQASPRSLLPGLLPGPTDKLTPKGPGQVSTAASALSLDLQEVEPLGLPQASPSRTRSPDVISSASTALSQDIPEIASEALSRGFGSSVPEGLIEPDSMASAASALHLLSPRPRQGPELGSQLGLDGGPGDGDRHSTPSLLEAALTQEVATPDSQVWPTAPDITRETCSTLTESPRNGLQEKHKSLAFHRPPYHLLQQHDSQDTSAEQSDHDDEVASLASASGGFGSKIPTSRLPAKDWKTKGSPRTSPKLKRKSKKDDGDSAVGSRLTEHQVTSPPEDWPALIWQQQIELAELWHNQEELLQRLCAQLEGLQSTVTDHVERALETRHEQEQRRLERALAEGQQRGGQLQEQLTQQLSQALSSAVAGRLERSIRDEIKKTVPPCVSRSLEPVAGQLSNSVATKLTAVEGNMKENISKLLKSKNLTDAIARAAADTLQGPMQAAYREAFQSVVLPAFEKSCQAMFQQINDSFRLGTQEYLQQLESHMKSRKAREQEAREPVLAQLRGLVSTLQSATEQMAATVSSSVRAEVQHQLHVAVGSLQESILAQVQRIVKGEVSVALKEQQATVTSSIMQAMRSAAGTPVPSAHLDCQAQQAHILQLLQQGHLNQAFQQALTAADLNLVLYVCETVDPAQVFGQPPCPLSQPVLLSLIQQLASDLGTRSDLKLSYLEEAVMHLDHSDPITRDHMGSVMAQVRQKLFQFLQADPHNSLGKAARRLSLMLHGLVTPSLP; this is encoded by the exons ATGGCCTCCTGCGCGAGCATCGACATTGAGGACGCCACGCAGCATTTGCGGGACATCCTCAAGCTGGACCGGCCGGCCGGAG GCTCCAATTCGGAGAGCCAAAGGCCACCCAGTGCCTACAATGGAGACCTCAATGGGCTTCTTGTCCCGGACCCACTCAGTTCAGGTGATGGTAACTCAACAAACAAGCCTGGCATACGGACTATGCCACCCATTAACCTACAGGAAAAGCAGGTCAT CTGCCTCTCTGGAGATGACAGCTCTACTTGCATTGGGATTTTGGCCAAGGAGGTAGAAATTGTGGCCAGCAGTGACTCCAGCATTTCCAGCAAGGCACGGGGAAGCAACAAG GTGAAAATCCAGCCTGTCGCCAAGTATGACTGGGAGCAGAAATATTACTATGGCAATCTGATTGCAGTGTCTAACTCCTTCTTGGCGTATGCCATAAGGG CTGCCAACAATGGCTCAGCAATGGTTCGTGTGATCAGTGTGAGCACTTCAGAGCGGACCCTGCTCAAGGGTTTCACAGGCAGTGTAGCTGATCTAGCTTTCGCACACCTCAACTCTCCACAGCTTGCCTGCCTGGATGAGGCTGGCAATCTTTTTGTGTGGCGCTTGGCTCTAGTTAAGGGTAAAATTCA AGAAGAGATTTTAGTCCATATCCGGCAGCCAGAGGGCACGGCACTGAACCACTTCCGACGGATCATCTGGTGCCCCTTCATCCCTGAGGAAAGTGAGGACTGTTGTGAGGAAAGTAGCCCAACGGTGGCCCTGCTGCATGAAGACCGG GCTGAGGTATGGGACCTGGATATGCTTCGCTCCAGCCACAGCACCTGGCCTGTTGATGTCAGCCAAATCAAGCAGGGCTTCATTGTGGTAAAAGGCCATAGCACG TGCCTAAGCGAAGGAGCCCTCTCCCCTGATGGCACTGTCCTGGCTACTGCAAGCCATGATGGCTTTGTCAAGTTCTGGCAGATCTACATTGAAGGTCAGGATGAGCCAAG GTGTCTTCATGAATGGAAGCCTCATGAGGGGCGGCCCCTTTCTTGCCTCCTGTTCTGTGATAACCATAAGAAACAGGatcctga GGTCCCATTCTGGAGGTTCCTAATTACCGGCGCTGACCAGAATCGGGAGCTGAAAATGTGGTGCACAGTGTCCTGGACCTGTCTGCAAACCATTCG CTTCTCCCCAGATATCTTCAGCTCAGTGAGTGTACCTCCCAGCCTCAAAGTTTGCTTGGACCTCTCAGCAGAGTATCTGATTCTTAGTGACGTGCAACGAAAG GTCCTCTATGTGATGGAGCTGCTGCAGAACCAGGATGAGGGCCGTGCTTGCTTTAGCTCCATCTCTGAGTTCCTGCTCACCCACCCGGTGCTGAGCTTTGGCATCCAGGTTGTGAGTCGCTGCCGGCTGCGGCACACTGAGGTGCTGCCTGCTGAGGAGGAGAATGACAGTCTGGGGGCTG AGAGTTCCCACGGAGCTGGTGCCTTGGAATCTGCAGCTGGTGTGCTTATCAAGCTTTTTTGTGTGCATACTAA GGCACTGCAAGATGTACAGATTCGCTTCCAGCCACAGCTGAACCCTGATGTGGTGGCTCCACTCCCTACCCACACTGCTCACGAGGACTTCA CATTTGGAGAGTCTCGACCTGAACTAGGCTCTGAGGGGCTAGCTTCAGCTGCTCATGGGTCCCAGTCTGACCTCCGACGCATTGTGGAACTGACTGCACCTGCAGACTTCCTCAGTCTAAGCAATGAGACCAAGCCTAAGTTGATGACACCTGATGCTTTTATGACACCCACCGCTTCCCTGCAGCAG ATCTCTGCGtcccccagcagcagcagtagcagcagcagcagcagcagtagcagcagcagcagcagtagcagcagctcTCTAACAGCCGTGTCCGCTGTGAGCAGCTCCTCAGCTATGGACCCCTCCTTGCCCAG GCCACCTGAGGAGCTGACCTTGAGCCCCAAGCTGCAACTGGATGGCAGCCTGACaatgaacagcagcagcagcctgcaggCAAGCCCTCGAAGCCTCCTTCCTGGCCTGCTCCCAGGCCCAACTGACAAATTGACTCCTAAGGGAcctgggcag GTATCTACTGCTGCCTCTGCACTATCCTTGGATTTGCAGGAAGTAGAGCCACTGGGGCTACCCCAGGCCTCCCCGAGTCGCACCCGTTCCCCTGATGTGATCTCCTCAGCATCTACTGCCCTGTCCCAGGACATCCCTGAAATTGCCTCTGAGGCCCTGTCCCGTGGCTTTGGCTCCTCTGTTCCTGAGGGCCTCATCGAGCCAGACAGTATGGCCTCAGCTGCCTCAGCACTACACCTATTGTCTCCTCGGCCCAGGCAAGGCCCTGAACTTGGCTCTCAGCTTGGCCTGGATGGAGGCCCTGGGGATGGGGATCGGCACAGTACCCCCTCCCTACTGGAAGCAGCCTTGACCCAGGAGGTTGCAACCCCTGACAGTCAAGTCTGGCCTACAGCACCTGACATTACTCGTGAGACCTGTAGTACACTGACAGAAAG CCCCAGGAATGGCCTCCAGGAAAAGCACAAAAGTCTGGCCTTCCACCGGCCGCCTTACCACCTACTGCAACAACATGACAGTCAGGACACCAGTGCTGAGCAAAG TGACCATGATGATGAGGTTGccagccttgcctctgcctcaggaggtTTTGGCAGCAAAATTCCCACTTCACGGCTGCCTGCCAAGGATTGGAAGACTAAGGGATCCCCTCGGACTTCACCCAAGCTcaagaggaaaagcaagaagGATGATGG GGATTCAGCTGTGGGATCCCGGCTCACAGAGCACCAG GTGACATCACCCCCTGAGGACTGGCCAGCACTAATTTGGCAGCAGCAAATAGAGCTGGCAGAGCTATGGCACAACCAAGAGGAGCTGCTACAGCGTCTTTGTGCCCAACTTGAAGGTCTACAGAGCACTGTCACTGACCATGTAGAACGTGCCCTGGAGACACGGCATGAGCAAGAAC AACGGCGGCTTGAGCGGGCACTGGCTGAAGGGCAGCAGCGGGGTGGACAGCTACAGGAGCAGCTGACGCAGCAGCTGTCCCAGGCACTGTCTTCAGCTGTGGCTGGGCGACTAGAGCGCAGCATAAGGGATGAAATCAAGAAGACAGTCCCTCCAT GTGTCTCCAGAAGTCTGGAGCCTGTGGCAGGCCAACTAAGCAACTCAGTGGCTACCAAACTTACAGCTGTGGAAGGCAACATGAAAGAGAATATCTCCAAACTACTCAAGTCCAAG AACTTGACAGATGCCATTGCCCGAGCAGCTGCAGACACATTACAGGGACCAATGCAGGCTGCCTACCGGGAAGCCTTCCAGAGTGTAGTACTGCCAGCTTTTGAGAAGAGTTGCCAGGCTATGTTCCAGCAAATCAATGACAGCTTTAGACTGGGCACGCAGGAAT ATTTGCAGCAGCTAGAGAGTCACATGAAGAGCCGGAAGGCACGTGAACAGGAAGCTAGGGAACCTGTGCTGGCCCAGCTTCGAGGCCTGGTCAGCACCCTGCAGAGTGCCACTGAGCAGATGGCGGCCACTGTATCCAGCAGTGTTCGGGCTGAGGTGCAACACCAGCTGCATGTGGCTGTGGGCAG cttgcaggagtcaattTTAGCACAAGTGCAACGCATTGTTAAGGGTGAAGTAAGTGTGGCCCTTAAGGAGCAACAGGCTACCGTCACCTCCAGCATCATGCAGGCCATGCGATCAGCTGCCGGCACACCTGTCCCCTCTGCCCACCTCGACTGCCAGGCTCAGCAAGCCCACATCTTGCAGTTACTGCAGCAGGGCCACCTCAACCAGGCCTTCCAGCAG